A genomic segment from Pedobacter sp. MC2016-14 encodes:
- a CDS encoding DUF1543 domain-containing protein, which yields MNEQPISQLKLFMVLLGSKAPQRNVEQHDYFFGIASSLKELVPAMRAFWPEAGNSIHIDGWREVTYVDGHQISVILKQDTPVEPSKKLFFINLGGYQSGKLEEQHYTVLSVHDERTQAIQDSKKTVFFKTNTLKGAGSHIDEKYGIDVDDIYRIEDILASEFKEKYHIQITPSSHGLAEDEIRLGYFKLDKL from the coding sequence ATGAACGAACAACCTATTTCCCAACTAAAATTATTTATGGTCCTTTTAGGTTCTAAAGCACCCCAACGGAATGTAGAGCAGCACGATTACTTTTTTGGCATTGCCAGTAGTTTAAAAGAACTGGTACCTGCCATGCGCGCATTTTGGCCCGAAGCGGGAAATAGCATTCATATAGACGGATGGCGTGAAGTAACCTATGTTGATGGCCATCAGATTAGTGTGATTTTAAAACAGGATACTCCTGTAGAACCATCTAAAAAGCTCTTCTTCATTAACCTGGGCGGCTACCAGTCGGGCAAGCTCGAAGAACAGCATTACACCGTTTTGAGTGTTCATGATGAACGTACCCAAGCCATTCAGGACTCAAAAAAGACAGTATTCTTTAAAACCAACACCCTGAAAGGCGCAGGTTCGCATATTGATGAAAAGTATGGAATAGATGTAGATGATATTTACAGGATAGAAGATATACTGGCTTCAGAATTTAAAGAAAAATACCACATTCAAATTACCCCATCATCCCACGGATTAGCGGAGGATGAAATCCGTTTGGGGTATTTTAAACTGGATAAGTTATAG